The sequence ATCTGCTTTCCTCTTGATCTTAAACACCCATCCAGAAGGTATAGCTTTCTTTCCCTCTGGTTGGAATTCTGGTACAATACAGATTTCTGTGGAAGAAGTAAAGACTTGTTGAACAGCCTGCACAGATGCTACAAAGTCACTCAACCATGCTGGTTTCTGTACTTTCCTGCGAGTACTTGATAATAGAGGAGCAGATAACAGGTCTGAATTAGGAATATCAGATCCTGATGTGGAGGAAAATAATTCCTCTGCATTGGTGTCAGCAGAAGAACTAGGGACCTGCATCTGTATCTCAGTAGACTGCATAACATCTTGATCATTAGACTTGTAAGGAAAAGAATTCTCATGAAAAGACACCTCTCTTGTAACATGAAAAACTTTTGTATTGTAATCCATAACAACATAGCCTTTTTGACCAGTCTTATATCCTAGAAAGATAGCTTTGAAAGCTCTGGCTGCTAACTTATCCTTCTTAGATTGCAAATTAGTTGCATAGCAAAGACAACCGAAGACTTTAAGATGGTCATAGTCTGGTTTTCTTTTATGGAGCAGTTCAAATGGAGATTTCCATTTCAACCGTTCTACTGGTAAAAGATTGATAATATGAGTTGCAGTCATTATAGCTTCTCCCCAGAAATCATTAGATAAACCAGATTGGAAAAGTAGAGACCTTGTTACCTCTAATAAGTGTCTGTGCTTCCTCTCtataaccccattttgttgtggGGTATAGGCACAAGCTTTTTGATGCAGAATGCCCATGTTTTGTAACATATGTTGGCATTCTTTGCTGGTAAATTCAGCTCTATTATCACTCCTGAGAATTTTCACTTTAGTGTCAAACTGATTGTGTATCAGTATAAGGAACTGATGTAAAGATGAACAGGCTTCAGCTTTGTTTTTTAGTAGAATAACCCATAGAGCCCTGGAGTAATCATCTACTAATGTCAGAAGATATCTAGAGCCGTTGCTGCTTAGCTCATGATAAGGACCCCAGATGTCAACATGAAGTATGTCAAAAATCTTCTTCGTAACAGTTTGGCTGATAGGGAAAGCTGATCTATGCTGCTTTGCTAAAGGGCAAATCTCACAGCATGATGACAAACAGTCTACACCTTTCAGTCTGTCTACATGCTTTAATTTCTTCCAAGACACATGACCAAGTCTGTAATGCCACACCAGACTGTCATCAATTGACCCTGTAGTACAAGTATGTAAGgctatttgttttatttttgtgtaTTTCTGTAACGTGGATCCCTGAAATGaggttttattcaatatatacaGCCCATTTTGTAAGAAACCCACTGCCAGAACTTCTTTAGTCTTCTGGTCCTGCAGAACACATGTATCAGGGTTAAAGATAACTTCTATCTCGGCTTCTCTTAGCAACTGACCCACTGATAATAGATTGTACTTAAAAGTAGGGATATGAAGCACATTCATCAATTTGAATCTTGCAGTAAAATGCACCATGCCAGTATGAACAATTTGTTTAGCAGTCCCGTCAGGTAGAAAAACTGAATTAGATCCCTTAACCACATGTGTCTCAACAAAATTAGAAAGATTTTTGCTCATATGGGATGTTGCCCCTGAGTCTATAATCCATGATTCAGTGTGATCAGGATATTGGAAAGCATTAAGGGAATAAATGGTACCTGCAAAACCTGTAACACACAGGTTTGCCATCTCCTTGTTCTTGAGATTCATGAACTTGTGAAACTCTTTCTGAAACATTTGAGAGAATGCTTCAGCACTATTATCTGTGTTTTCATCACCACTGTCTCCTTCTTGTGAAAAATTAGCCAAATGAGCCTGCTGTGTGCCTTGTTTCTTGCCATTTGCATTCTTCTTTTTGGGTTTAAACCAATCTGGGTACCCCTTTATCTTGAAACAAGACTCCTTCAAATGCCCTGTCTTACTACAGTGACTGCATACCATTTCATCCTTGCTTTTGCTTTCTTCACCTTCAGCCTTGTTATATGACCCAGAGACATGAGTAGCAATCTCTATCTTGTCCATAGCCATGCTAACATTCTGCTTTTGCCTTTCCATTTTCTGTACCATAGCATATGCTTTATTCACAGATGGAAGAGGATCCTGCATCAATATTGAATCTCTAACTGCATCATACATCTCATTAAGACCCATCAAGAACTGCATCAAATGATCTGCTTCCTGCATTTCcacaaaattcttcattgaagAACCGCATTCACACAGCATTATGGGATTTAGCTCTGCCAAATCTTCCCACAATTTCTTCATTCTTGTATAGTAACTGCTCACAGACATCTTCCCTTGAACTAAAGAAGTCAATTCCTTCTTTACTTGATAAATCAATGGCCCATTTGACTCACCATAGCATTGTTCAAGCACAATCCACAATTCTCGAGCAGATGTAACATACATGAAGAACTCCTTCAATTCTTTTGAGATTGAGTTCAATAGCCAAGCATGTACCATGCTATCACATTTCTTCCACTTTTTGTACATGGAAGATCCCATTACAGGCTTTAGATCATCCCTGAGGATAAAATCAAGTTTATCTTTGGCAGATAAACTGATCTTTATTGCCTTTTTCCAAGAAAGAAAGTTCTGTGGAGTTAGTGGAACACTCACCAAAGCAAGCCCTGGATGATCAGAACTCTGAAGCATCATAAGAGATTCCATTTCATCATCTTCTTGTTCTTCAATCGAGATCGATTTCGATTTCTCCCCATTCTTCTTGCTCGGTTTCCCTCCTGAATCTGAAACTTTCTTCTTCTGTTATCTGTTTTTGTTTCCATTCCCCAGTAATGGTGAAATTTCCAGATCGGAATTGACATTTTCTTCATCCTCTAAATCATCTTCAACAACATATCTCCTGTTTCGAAGCTTCTTGGTTCTTGCCATTGTTAATTGTGCGGAATTGAATCTTTactgctctgataccatctaAAGAAAGCAAGATTGAAAAGAAGCACTGTTATGATTGGGTAATCAAGCAGGAGAATTGTATTGATAGAAATCAGAATGAACTGGTTATCAAAACAAAGTAATCTAAAAGAATACAATATAATCGGATCCCTGTACAATGAACTAATTCTATCTTTTATATTGCTAATCTAACTAACTGAAACTGACTCTGTTAACTAACACAAACTGACTCTGTTAACTAACAGTTAACAATGTTAACAGCACTTGACAGCTAATAGAAGAATAAGGGATATTAGTTTGATAATTCTTTACACGGATATAGTGAAGATAATTTTATGGGGAAATTCCAATTTGGAGAAGTTTATCGCGGAAATTATGAAGGAGATGATGTGGTTGTGAAGATTTGGAAAGAAGAAAAGCTTCCAGGGGAAAACAGAGGCAGATTGGAAGTAAACGCCTAATTGACATCCTGCTTCAATTTATTAATAGGATGAACTCAGCTTACACGAATATTTTTCAGTGTATGAATTCCATCCGAATCTGGCCAAGTTGCGACATCTCTGTCGTGGCCCCAAAAATCTGGCTGCCCTTTATTATCTGAATCCGATCGCAATCGACACACTACATAATCTCATTGAAAAAGGTATTGATTATCagagttttattttgttttttcttttccaagTTCTGAATATTTAGAAACTCGTTCTAAATTAGGTATATTTTAGTTTACTCTTGAAAACAATTATATAAACTCATTATTTGCATTTTTAGATACTTTTACATGGGCCCTAAGGATCAAGGTTGCTTTTGGGATTGCTTCTTTGCTCCGGTATATGCATTCTCCGCATCCTAACTGTCCAAGTGATGTGCCATATTTGATTCGCAATATAGATGCTGCTCATATATTGGTTGATCAGGttggtttttttcttttgaggTGGATTAACTTTTCAGTAGTTTGGCAATTTACTTCTGTATGCATTTAGAGATAGGGCTATAGCATGAACCTGATACCCTTGCAGTTATTTGCATACAATTGTATCTTCCTAcaattgttttttctttaaatATCTTTTCATATTTATTCTATTTCACTTGTTAGGATTACGAGGCACTGTTATTTGACTTCAGTATGATATCTGGTGGTATTCTTACTGATAAAAGAGAGCTTCTGAATCAATACATACAAGGCTCTTGCGGATACAGTGATCCAAATTGTACTCGAACAGGTAGTTTACTATCATATCATATTTACCCTTTTTTATTTGAAGGGTCTTATCGACCTCTGTATTGTGAAAATATCAACTTTCTTGATTTTGAGTGTAAGTTGTGTTAAATAGCTTAAATGCCCTCATTGACCAATACTTTTTCACTTCATTAATAGCTATAATATGAGGAAAATACTCACACACCAAAAAAAGAAAATCTAGAAGTGCAAAATGAGAATGAGCACGTTGTCCATGATTTTGGGGATAAACcatcaaaatatttaatgtacTGAATTGTATGCTCATTAATTTCATTGTGGCACCACCTTTTCTAACAAATTTTCTTAATGTCACAAAAATAATATTCTTTTATGCCCTCCCTTGTTGGTACCTTTTCCATTGTACGACTGCCAACAAATTCCCTTCAGTAATTAGTTTACATGTTGCAAATGTCTTTCTTCATTCTTCTAGTGTTATGCTTTCTGTGTACATGGCTCTCTTTGTTTTAAGATGACAAATTAAATGGTTGCTTCCGCTTGTGTTTATTCTCTTCAAGCAATTTGCAGTATAGGCTTGAGTTCctattatttatctaaatttttgtcaTCTAGTCTAGGTATCACCATACTCTTATAGTCGTTATAAACTGTGTTTGTTTAAATCTAATTTCAAGTTTTGGAACCTCTCGTTGAACAAGTTAATTTGAACATGTGCAGGTAAATGGTCGGATAGCTGTGATATTTTTTCTTATGGTGTTGTGCTATTGTCTTTAATAAGCAAAAGAGTCTACAAAGATGATGGTGACAGTACTGATGCGCCGTTTGTTTATGTATGGGCCAAGAATGAGCACAAACAACAAAACTCAGTAGCTAGTGGTAAATTCAAGTCTTGGTTGGTGCACGATAGCCTAAAGTCAGATCCATATTTTAATTTCGATGATGCAGTTACAATTACCAACTTAGCAATGAGGTGTGTTAAAGACAACCCTCAGCAACGACCAACAATGAAACAAGTTGTTAGACAAATGCTGAATTTACATATTGTTAAACAAAATGCCAACACGTGGGAGTGTTGTCGGATGCTTGATGCGGTTAACAAGATTCACCAATCACGGCGTTTACCGAAGGACAATCGAGGTACTTTCGATTATCTATTAGACCTTAGTGTTAATATAATCATATAATGGTATCCTAGTAACAAGCAATAGTGTTAATATAATCAGTTGTTGGAAGTTTAAATTGGAGAAACTAGTTGAATAATAGGAAATTCTccttatctatttttttttttctcttttacaAAATCCAAGCATGAACTAGAAACATATACCATGCTAGTATAGCTGTGATAATTGGACgcactccccccccccccccccgactTGAATTTTGCGAAGAAACCCCAAATGGTGCTATAGTATTAGTGGTTCCACTAACTCTTTTCTGATTGTAGggtaatttttcttttaacttTCTTTTATGCTTTCACTGGTAGCTTCCCTTTTGCTTTTTAAAAGTGTATTTTTGAAGTGCTAGTTTAAAAATTGCAAACTCCACAGTTTTTTCAGTGTTTTTTTAATGTTGATTATGCTTTGTTTAAAGACACATGTTTTCTTGTAAACTTTTTTTCGTAGTTTGTAAATGTTTGTGGCTTTATTGGACAGTGAAGCTATATCGGCAACCTTCGAGATGGCATCGGGGCATACTGATTAACCGTTTCAATGATCGAATGTGCAACCGCACAATTAAAGGCTTAGGTCAAAGCCAAGCAAGTAAGCATATAGTGTTAATGCAAAAGCATATAGTTTCTTTCTAATAATATTGCTATCGTGTGATAATATGCCTTAATTGTCTAGTACTAAAATCACTaacacatgttttttttattttagttcaACAGCTCTTTAACAACTTCTTTGCTTATGTATTATGCAATTTAATGTAAAAGGATTTGCTAGACGTTCTATTTCTGGGCTTAAAAGGTGTGGATAGATTCattcaacatttttttttgaaaaggaaAGTATATCTTgagagttgttttttttttttttccaatttatgCTCATGATTCTAATTTCTGTCACAGGGGTTAAAGTGTTCTCTTGTAAAGCCCTGATTAAGGCAACTGATAGTTTCAGCGAAGAGAATCTCAttggaaagtatcaatttgggAAAGTGTTTCGTGGAGAGATAAAAGGACAAAAAGTGACTGTGAAGATATGGGAAACCATTGTAGATAAGGGAGTCTATTGATTTGGTAATGAAGACCGGTTAAGGGTATATTGCAGAACTATATAAGAAAGTCTGGTGGTTTTTGATGGTCACCTTTAATACACATTCCTTGGCTTGACTCACATTGAATTTATATTTCAGGATGAAATTTCGTTACTTCAACACCCTCGGCTGTTAGGTGATCCTAACTTGGTGCTGTTTATGATTTGGATCCGCAGGATAGTCTACATAATCTTGCACCCAAAGGTACTGATATGGTTTTTGTTTGGTTACTTGGGAATAAAGAAACGACATCAGTTGTAATCCTAATGTGTTTAAGTTTAAGCATGTTAAACAGGCTGTTAGAGTATATACTTTAGGCGGTCATAGTTCATAATGTGAAAGCCgtgattataattttcatttcccTTGCTTCCAATGAGATTACTTGCACttgaaattagttttttttttctgataaTGTTAATTCTCTTGAAATTAAGTAATTTTGATGAACAGTCCAGCTCATTCTGATTAGTgagtgttcttcattttttttttcatttgggatcattttgtttttatatCCAAATCCTGCTGCAGTTGGATTAGCTGAAGATATTGATTCTTTACTTTCTTAGTAAAATTTCTTTCCTACCTGCAGATGAGTTCAGTTGGCTTCAGAGAATGAAAGTTGTTTACGAACTTGCCAACCTGCTTGAGTTTCTTCATACTCCAATTCCAGCACCCCATGTGCCGTATAGAGTTGGCAACATCGATGCTGCCCATATAATACTTGACAATGTCTGTATATATTTACGCTTGTTTGATTTTTATATCTGTTTATTTTTGCTTCAGTATTTGAACAACTTTGATACATGTAGGAGTACAGCCCAAAATTGGCTGATTTTGGGATGACTGTTGGTGGCATCATTCTTAGCTCGCGAGCATCAAGAATGAAGGTTCTCCGGGAACGGTTTGGTTACACGGATACGAGCAGAGGTATGCCATGAGATTTATATGAAGAATATAAATCTTCACCACGATTTAGCATTCTGTTTTTCTGTATATAAATTAGGGGAAATACATAATGTTAAGTTTGCTAAATCCATGCATATGCACAGGTGGTGCTTATGAAGGACGAGATATTTTTGGATTTGGTTGCATACTCTTGTGCTTGATACACAAAAGGGTTCCGACACTAGATGGCGGTGAGGACGATAGATTCGTTCCTCGTTATGAGGCCCAGGATTTATATGAAAAATATTATGAAAAAACTGGGATTTCAAATGGATTTTCATTTGTGCACAAAAGCTTAGAAAAGGAACATGGTTTTGTTGAGAAAGATGGATTGGAACTTACCGAGTTGGGGATGGAGTGTGTAGATTCTGCTTATAATCGACCTTTAATGATGGAGGTTGTCAAGAGATTGGGGAATTTACATGTTATTCGAAAGCATGCTGAAGAAATGGGCATCCAGGAAACACTTTAGGTTCAACTACTCTAATTAACTGATCTATATAAACACATAGATAGTACTACAGTAAAACTTATATATaagaatactctatataggaataatctCTATTTTGTTGTAAAAaattcggtcccaacttggtaaTAACCTCTATTACCAAACTCTTTTTAGTAATAACTtttcaattgttatacaaataggcCAGTCCTAAATGTATTCTTATATATGCCATGTAGATTAGgattatttatacttgtttttaTTAAATGAAAGCCTTGGATTATCTATACTTGTTTTTATTAAATGATTAAATGAAGGCCTGGCATATTTGAACCTTGCTTCCTATTATTTGCATTCCAGCTAAGTCCATTGTTACAAGAAAAGTATATGGATTTTGATATTTACTAATGATTTCTTTCTAAATCAATGCATACAATACACATTTTTGTCTTTGTGTCTAATCCATATTACACCTGTTTATGGATTGGGCTGGGCTGAATTAAGGAAACTAATTCCCAAATCCAAGCAAACTAATATATTAATGATCTAATATGAAATAATGGCTCAACTAAAGTTTGATTTCATTTAGACTAACAAATTGAAAATCTAATAAAATATTACCACTATTATCTAATATATATGTGAAAGGGCGGGTTAGGTTGGGGGTAGTTCGGGTTTTCAAAACAAATCCCAAACCCAACCCTTTCATGTACGGGTTTATACGGGTTTGGATCGGATCGAtcaaatgaaaatataaatatccAAATCCAACCCGTAAAGAGTGGGTTTCGATGGACCAAAGGGTTTATGAACATGTCTAATCCATATCCATGTGCTTTATACCAATCTAATCCATATTTTAACGTTAGCAagcaaagaaaaaaattaaacaagatTCTTAGAATCTAAAAATTAGAAGTTTCAAAGTGCAAATTGAGAAAAGTAAATTCTTAGACTTTATAAAAATAAGAGATAGAAAAACAATatgatattataatttataaattctaatcattcaaattatttttaaaaataatgatttttctTAATTTGATTCCAATTATTATTTAAGATAGTTGTAAAAAGTTATTAGAAAGTGTATTTccatataaaaattattaaaaagtgCATTTAGTCAAATAGTGATTTAGTTTGATATAAATCAAAATTAgaatttgatataattgtagatagttttttaaatgtgaatttatatatgtaaatttcTCGAATCTAAATCCATTTTAATTGTATCGCTTAGAATACGCACATGCGTAGGAAATAATGTCCATGATATGTTTCGATTAAAATTTACTTTTTTAGAGGATATGTTATATATGCTAACTAAGTcacatttttaatttattaaaatggacACTATACATATAGTAAAACTTTCATAAACTAATACTCGATAAACTAATAacttctttaaaataataatttcttctggttcCGGCTGGGGTCAGTTCACTAAATTAACACttgataaattaatatctctataaattaataaaatttcatggtcccaacattattaatttatagagattttaCTGTACATCACATATGATACCGTACGTATGTAACATGCAtggttcaaaaataaaaaataaatcaattcgagATGTTATCtcgaattaataaaattaaccaaattaatttgaATTGATGTGAGAACGTCATTCGAATTTATAATCAAGTTAATTCTAAATAATGTGAAAACGTCGTCAGAATTGGGTAATAAACCCTAAATATCCAAATCTATAcccatttttttaatattccaaattAACCCCTAGCGATGTCGTCCATCCAATATACCCCATGTTCCAATTAATTAGCGAAATTAAACCCGTTTTGTTTTAATTCATCAATTATATCCCTCCGCGTTCTGATCAGGCCCTTAATgattttaagtaagttcaatCTAGTTCCTATTAATTACATGTActctccattttttttattaatttgtgaatTCAACCCCCATCTATTTTActtatatgtttattattttatttacaaatctttagtttattattaatattaggcttaaagcattatttggtctctgacctattatttggtcacatttggccttTGACGtatcccatttggtgaaatgtcACCAAATTTATATGAACACTTAACGaaatcgttatctcattgataaataACCAAATTTTGACAATTAAACTTGAAACAtgatatttcttaaaaaaaatttccaaattatgtggaaataaaaaaaacaaaacaaaaaaaaaacaaatcctaaactaaaatctattaagttcaagtgtcaaaatatcgttacttatcaatgagatcaTGATTCAGTTAAGTTTGAATCTAATGAGGACATCCGGTCCCTAAAGGTTGAACCggagttgaaggatgggacctGTAGAAAGCTAACCGAGGGGGATGaaggaaagggcgaagaacagaGCATGCAGAGCGTGTCCATTGGgacgcgaggcgtgaagggCTCGAAGTCGGGGGAACAACCCAAGAGgtcatacacgcggggcgtgtatggcgaggcgcggggcgtggaaccaGCCTCCGATGAGAGTTCAGATCAGGaggtcaagtacgcggggcgtatgtctcaagacgcggggcgtaagagtACCCAACAAGAACCACCAAGTCCAGGGAcacatccacgcggggcgtgagggaggccacgcggggcgtacctgggTTGGgggaatacttcctccccaagttcttatTGTTAAGGACAATATCTGCCACctcttatttactgttttgccatttaACTATTTACCATGTTGCCATTGaacttatttaccctaatatctATCCTTATGTAtttcctattttacccctagagctccttagttgttggtaaccctaggggtggtcttttagtctttatctttGAATTGGGGGGAGTATATATTCTCCATCTTTTGTAATGTTGGTTAacttttcatgaatattatattttgaagcctccattggagcaaggattcattccttttgggtttattcaaccttcaagttaagcttgagaagtttgtaatctttgttggtttacgattaaaacctccagatcGATTTTATCtacatcatttggtatcagagccgagtcgttttccttgaccggagacttcttctcggaaatggttcaacctCGTATCACCACCGAAGCCACCGGATCCATGGAGCACCGTGTTGAGGCGCTAGAAGGCAACATGAAACATATCTCGGAGTCTCTAAAAACGTTAGAGGAGAAACACGAGACGAGTACCCGAGACTTGCGCCGCCTCATTGAAGAACTCACAATAGTAACCCGCGAAAATCACAACCTCCTAACCGGAGATCCTCACCGGAGACAAGAGGAACAAGCCCGCCCTCTACTTGAACGGAAACCGACACCACCACCAAGGATAACTTATGCACCACAAGCCAAGAACcctcgggttcaagaggtaagacGTACTAATCCCGTAG comes from Euphorbia lathyris chromosome 8, ddEupLath1.1, whole genome shotgun sequence and encodes:
- the LOC136203245 gene encoding probable serine/threonine-protein kinase PBL28 isoform X1, yielding MGKFQFGEVYRGNYEGDDVVVKIWKEEKLPGENRGRLEDELSLHEYFSVYEFHPNLAKLRHLCRGPKNLAALYYLNPIAIDTLHNLIEKDTFTWALRIKVAFGIASLLRYMHSPHPNCPSDVPYLIRNIDAAHILVDQDYEALLFDFSMISGGILTDKRELLNQYIQGSCGYSDPNCTRTGKWSDSCDIFSYGVVLLSLISKRVYKDDGDSTDAPFVYVWAKNEHKQQNSVASGKFKSWLVHDSLKSDPYFNFDDAVTITNLAMRCVKDNPQQRPTMKQVVRQMLNLHIVKQNANTWECCRMLDAVNKIHQSRRLPKDNRVKLYRQPSRWHRGILINRFNDRMCNRTIKGLGQSQARVKVFSCKALIKATDSFSEENLIGKYQFGKVFRGEIKGQKVTVKIWETIVDKGVY
- the LOC136203245 gene encoding probable serine/threonine-protein kinase PBL10 isoform X4; this translates as MGKFQFGEVYRGNYEGDDVVVKIWKEEKLPGENRGRLEDELSLHEYFSVYEFHPNLAKLRHLCRGPKNLAALYYLNPIAIDTLHNLIEKDTFTWALRIKVAFGIASLLRYMHSPHPNCPSDVPYLIRNIDAAHILVDQDYEALLFDFSMISGGILTDKRELLNQYIQGSCGYSDPNCTRTGKWSDSCDIFSYGVVLLSLISKRVYKDDGDSTDAPFVYVWAKNEHKQQNSVASGKFKSWLVHDSLKSDPYFNFDDAVTITNLAMRCVKDNPQQRPTMKQVVRQMLNLHIVKQNANTWECCRMLDAVNKIHQSRRLPKDNRAISATFEMASGHTD
- the LOC136203245 gene encoding probable serine/threonine-protein kinase PBL10 isoform X2 codes for the protein MGKFQFGEVYRGNYEGDDVVVKIWKEEKLPGENRGRLEDELSLHEYFSVYEFHPNLAKLRHLCRGPKNLAALYYLNPIAIDTLHNLIEKDTFTWALRIKVAFGIASLLRYMHSPHPNCPSDVPYLIRNIDAAHILVDQDYEALLFDFSMISGGILTDKRELLNQYIQGSCGYSDPNCTRTGKWSDSCDIFSYGVVLLSLISKRVYKDDGDSTDAPFVYVWAKNEHKQQNSVASGKFKSWLVHDSLKSDPYFNFDDAVTITNLAMRCVKDNPQQRPTMKQVVRQMLNLHIVKQNANTWECCRMLDAVNKIHQSRRLPKDNRVKLYRQPSRWHRGILINRFNDRMCNRTIKGLGQSQAIQQLFNNFFAYVLCNLM
- the LOC136203245 gene encoding probable serine/threonine-protein kinase PBL28 isoform X3 → MGKFQFGEVYRGNYEGDDVVVKIWKEEKLPGENRGRLEDELSLHEYFSVYEFHPNLAKLRHLCRGPKNLAALYYLNPIAIDTLHNLIEKDTFTWALRIKVAFGIASLLRYMHSPHPNCPSDVPYLIRNIDAAHILVDQDYEALLFDFSMISGGILTDKRELLNQYIQGSCGYSDPNCTRTVTITNLAMRCVKDNPQQRPTMKQVVRQMLNLHIVKQNANTWECCRMLDAVNKIHQSRRLPKDNRVKLYRQPSRWHRGILINRFNDRMCNRTIKGLGQSQARVKVFSCKALIKATDSFSEENLIGKYQFGKVFRGEIKGQKVTVKIWETIVDKGVY